A window of the Zeugodacus cucurbitae isolate PBARC_wt_2022May chromosome 2, idZeuCucr1.2, whole genome shotgun sequence genome harbors these coding sequences:
- the LOC128919961 gene encoding uncharacterized protein DDB_G0280205-like, which yields MNQTTTTTTTTTTTTLTTNATTTGKATTYRSPIMESDEDELLASSQETSKSTTGSTSHSTPVVTAVCTNQGTRKPDVEASTSSAAKNTNQSVLAAKGETTKKKSKKSQNQLRKNRYQRAVFVLSKIAKDQVAGKPVDEVEIKRLQETVEEYESFLKRKQSEPLEENTKASSSQKRNRSLNEPQGTHTKKPRQGESEKNSTNAARHFSDVARDCLQVAIIDGNSSSPNTIQDRWVEIDVRLSGLVLSYVLDNPAGPHPEFDSSETLRGYRCS from the exons ATGAACcagacaacaactacaacaacaacaactacaacaactacctTGACGACCAATGCTACGACCACCGGAAAGGCTACTACATATCGGAGTCCTATAATGGAATCCGATGAGGACGAGTTACTCGCCTCCAGTCAGGAGACGAGTAAGAGTACTACCGGGAGTACCAGCCACAGTACACCGGTAGTGACAGCAGTGTGTACCAATCAGGGTACTCGTAAGCCAGATGTGGAAGCTTCCACCTCCAGCGCCGCCAAGAACACCAACCAAAGTGTACTGGCAGCTAAaggagaaacaacaaaaaagaaaagtaagaaATCGCAAAATCAACTGCGGAAAAACCGGTACCAGAGGGCAGTTTTTGTGCTTAGCAAGATAGCCAAGGATCAGGTAGCCGGTAAACCCGTTGATGAAGTTGAGATTAAGAGGCTACAGGAAACAGTGGAGGAGTATGAAAGCTTCCTGAAAAGGAAGCAATCAGAACCACTGGAAGAGAATACGAAGGCGAGCAGTTCCCAGAAAAGGAATCGCTCCCTCAATGAACCGCAAGGAACCCATACCAAGAAACCTAGGCAGGGTGAAAGCGAGAAGAACAGTACAAATGCTGCAAGACACTTCAGCGATGTAGCCAGGGACTGCCTACAGGTAGCCATTATCGACGGAAATTCATCCTCACCAAACACTATACAGGACAGATGGGTGGAGATCGACGTCAGATTGTCGGGTTTAGTGTTAAGCTATGTGCTCGACAATCCTGCGGGTCCTCATCCAGAGTTTGACTCTTCCGAAACCCTGAGGGGTTACAGG TGTAGCTAA
- the LOC128919960 gene encoding ribonuclease H1-like, whose product MDCGVGTGVYSDDLKISRSFRLPNLASIFHAEVLDIEKACEVLLANHQRIQKAIIYTDSQAALLALSTPFTNSSVVQNCKKALSTLKDKVQLDLVWVPGHRNIFGNEKADELAKAGAVLDESEAMPIPCPQSKESSTYNSNN is encoded by the coding sequence atggactgcggagTAGGCACAGGTGTATACTCCGATGATCTTAAAATTTCTCGCTCCTTCCGTCTACCGAACTTGGCTAGCATCTTCCATGCGGAAGTACTGGACATAGAGAAGGCCTGTGAAGTTCTATTGGCTAACCACCAGAGGATACAAAAAGCAATAATCTATACAGATAGTCAGGCGGCGCTCCTAGCTTTGTCGACGCCATTTACTAATTCCAGCGTAGTCCAAAACTGCAAGAAGGCATTGAGCACTCTGAAAGACAAAGTACAATTAGACTTGGTTTGGGTTCCCGGCCATAGGAACATCTTCGGTAACGAAAAggcagacgagttggcaaaagCAGGAGCCGTTTTAGACGAATCCGAAGCTATGCCAATACCATGCCCGCAATCAAAAGAGAGCTCAACATACAATTCGAACAATTAG